A portion of the Magnolia sinica isolate HGM2019 chromosome 17, MsV1, whole genome shotgun sequence genome contains these proteins:
- the LOC131230329 gene encoding glutathione S-transferase-like isoform X1, with protein sequence MAVLKVHGGVLSTATQRVLACLHEKQLEYELVRVDMAAGDHKKEPFLSLNPFGKVPAFEDGDLKLFESRAITQYLVYTYPEKGTELIYQDPKKMATIGVWMEVEAHHFDPVASKLVWELFFKPMFGMAVDSAVVTEYEAKLSQVLDVYESRLGQSKYLGGDCFSLADLHHLPCMQYLMGTPVKELFYARVHVAAWCNDLLARPAWNKVMELKNQA encoded by the exons ATGGCGGTTCTAAAAGTCCACGGGGGCGTGCTTTCGACCGCCACGCAGCGAGTTCTCGCTTGCCTACACGAGAAGCAGCTCGAGTACGAGCTCGTGCGCGTCGACATGGCAGCCGGAGACCACAAAAAGGAGCCATTTCTCTCCTTAAAC CCATTCGGTAAGGTTCCTGCGTTCGAAGACGGGGATCTAAAGCTCTTTG AATCAAGGGCGATAACGCAGTACTTAGTTTATACTTATCCTGAGAAAGGAACGGAGCTGATCTATCAGGATCCAAAGAAGATGGCAACGATTGGGGTGTGGATGGAGGTGGAGGCCCACCATTTTGATCCTGTGGCTTCGAAGCTGGTATGGGAGCTGTTCTTCAAGCCCATGTTCGGGATGGCCGTCGACTCAGCGGTGGTGACCGAGTACGAAGCGAAGCTGAGTCAGGTGCTGGATGTCTACGAGTCACGACTCGGTCAAAGCAAGTACTTGGGTGGGGACTGCTTCAGTTTGGCTGACTTGCATCATCTACCTTGCATGCAATACCTGATGGGCACACCTGTTAAGGAGCTGTTCTACGCGCGCGTGCATGTGGCTGCATGGTGCAATGACCTTTTGGCTCGACCAGCTTGGAACAAGGTCATGGAGTTGAAGAACCAggcctag